In a single window of the Limnochorda sp. L945t genome:
- a CDS encoding Rne/Rng family ribonuclease codes for MVREIVINVGHGETRAALLEDRRLMELFTEREAHERVAGNIYKGRVENVLPGMQAAFVNIGLERNAFLYLGDAVPYLDGRNHDHGGEGAEDEGVEAIPRRASRQPSRLREGQDVVVQVVKEPIGTKGARVVTSLSLPGRYLVLMPFNEYVGISRRIADEQERDRLKAIARKMRPRGMGLIVRTVAEGHDEAELQQDLRFLLRVWDRVHQRARRAPVPSILYRDHDLVYRLVRDVFTEELSRIVIDSRQEYQKIVDLAESVGLSIRDRLQLYQGERPIFDEFGIEPQIERALDRRVWLECGGYLVIDHTEAFTAIDVNTGRYTGTTNLADTVLHTNLEAAVEIARQLRLRDLGGIILIDFIDMDRKEDQEQVLSRLTEELKKDRTRTHVLGFTRLGLVELTRKKVREDLYAVLQRPCPYCQGTGRVLSEVTMAQKVERQIADLARSSQADAMLLAVHPSVAAQVIGAGGANLRRLEGETGRVIFVRGSEDVHMEEIRVLSLGSREEVEAQAMPVKEGQLVDLEVEEPHVNNPKDGIARLEGYVVDIEGGGRHVGRRLKVEITKVFRTYAKGRVVSQVEDRVR; via the coding sequence ATGGTACGGGAGATCGTCATCAACGTGGGGCACGGGGAGACGAGGGCAGCGCTGCTCGAGGATCGCCGGCTGATGGAGCTGTTCACGGAGAGGGAGGCTCACGAGCGGGTCGCAGGTAACATCTACAAGGGCCGCGTCGAGAACGTCTTGCCGGGGATGCAGGCCGCCTTCGTCAACATCGGTCTCGAGCGCAACGCTTTTCTCTATTTGGGGGACGCCGTTCCGTATCTCGACGGCCGTAACCATGACCACGGGGGAGAGGGGGCGGAGGACGAGGGGGTCGAGGCGATCCCGCGCCGGGCCTCTCGCCAGCCCAGTCGCTTGCGAGAAGGCCAGGACGTCGTCGTCCAGGTCGTGAAGGAACCCATCGGCACCAAGGGCGCCCGGGTCGTGACCAGCCTCAGCCTGCCGGGCCGCTATCTGGTGCTGATGCCGTTCAACGAGTACGTCGGGATCTCCCGGCGTATCGCCGACGAACAGGAGCGAGACCGCCTGAAGGCCATCGCCCGCAAGATGCGCCCCCGCGGGATGGGCCTCATCGTCAGGACGGTGGCGGAAGGGCACGATGAGGCCGAGCTCCAGCAGGATCTGCGCTTTCTGTTGCGGGTGTGGGATCGGGTCCACCAGCGGGCGAGGAGGGCTCCCGTCCCGTCGATCCTCTACCGGGACCACGACCTCGTGTACCGGCTCGTCCGCGACGTGTTCACCGAGGAGCTTTCGCGCATCGTGATCGACTCTCGCCAGGAGTACCAGAAGATCGTCGACCTGGCGGAGTCGGTGGGGCTTTCGATACGGGATCGGCTGCAGCTCTACCAAGGGGAGCGGCCCATTTTCGACGAGTTCGGCATCGAGCCCCAGATCGAGCGGGCCCTGGACCGGCGGGTATGGCTCGAGTGCGGGGGTTACCTGGTGATCGACCACACCGAGGCGTTCACGGCCATCGACGTCAACACCGGCCGCTACACGGGCACGACCAACCTCGCCGACACGGTCTTGCACACCAACCTCGAGGCAGCCGTCGAGATCGCCCGGCAGCTGCGGCTGCGGGATCTCGGGGGCATCATCCTCATCGACTTCATCGACATGGACCGCAAGGAAGACCAGGAACAGGTCCTCTCCCGGCTCACCGAGGAGCTCAAGAAGGACCGCACCCGCACCCACGTCCTGGGATTCACCCGGCTGGGGCTCGTGGAACTGACGCGCAAGAAGGTGCGGGAGGACCTCTACGCCGTGCTGCAGCGCCCCTGCCCCTATTGCCAGGGTACGGGGCGGGTCCTTTCCGAGGTGACCATGGCTCAAAAGGTGGAACGCCAGATCGCGGACCTGGCCCGCTCGTCGCAGGCCGACGCCATGCTCCTGGCCGTGCATCCCTCGGTGGCCGCGCAGGTCATCGGGGCCGGCGGCGCCAACTTGCGACGGCTGGAGGGGGAGACGGGACGGGTCATCTTCGTGCGGGGCAGCGAGGACGTGCACATGGAAGAGATCCGCGTGCTCTCCCTGGGGAGCCGGGAAGAGGTCGAGGCGCAGGCCATGCCGGTCAAGGAAGGGCAGCTGGTGGACCTGGAGGTCGAGGAGCCCCACGTCAACAACCCCAAGGACGGTATCGCGCGCCTGGAGGGGTACGTGGTCGATATCGAGGGTGGAGGCCGCCACGTCGGCCGGCGCCTCAAGGTGGAAATCACCAAAGTCTTTCGGACCTATGCCAAGGGCCGGGTCGTCTCGCAGGTAGAGGATCGGGTGCGTTGA
- the rplU gene encoding 50S ribosomal protein L21: MADYAVVELGGRQYRVSPGDLITVERIAANVGDEVPVERVLMVRQGERTIVGRPTVEGARATARVVEHGRGRKVLVFKYKPKVNYRRRRGHRQPFTRLEIRSIEGPAT; the protein is encoded by the coding sequence GTGGCAGACTACGCCGTCGTCGAACTGGGAGGGCGACAGTACCGGGTGAGTCCCGGCGACCTCATCACGGTGGAGCGGATCGCAGCCAACGTCGGCGACGAGGTCCCGGTGGAGCGGGTGCTGATGGTGCGGCAGGGCGAGCGCACCATCGTGGGGCGCCCGACGGTAGAAGGCGCTCGGGCCACGGCCCGGGTGGTGGAGCATGGCCGGGGGCGCAAGGTGCTGGTGTTCAAGTACAAGCCGAAGGTCAACTACCGGCGCCGCCGGGGGCACCGGCAGCCGTTCACGCGGCTGGAGATCCGGAGCATCGAGGGGCCCGCGACGTGA
- a CDS encoding ribosomal-processing cysteine protease Prp, translating to MLTVEVCRQTSGAITGLRASGHAGWGPYGKDIVCAAASAIVQTAALAAVRYLGERAHLEAGEGLVALAVTSEPPAGGDGAMAWVKAQAALEAALWGLDEIVKQYPKHVRIVERGEDGGERRDGQHRHG from the coding sequence ATGTTGACGGTGGAGGTCTGCCGGCAAACCTCCGGTGCGATCACGGGTCTCCGGGCGAGCGGGCATGCCGGTTGGGGGCCTTACGGAAAGGACATCGTGTGTGCGGCAGCATCGGCCATCGTGCAGACGGCCGCGCTGGCCGCCGTGCGGTACCTGGGCGAGCGGGCCCACCTGGAGGCCGGAGAGGGGCTCGTCGCCCTGGCGGTGACGAGCGAGCCGCCAGCAGGTGGCGACGGCGCCATGGCGTGGGTGAAGGCCCAGGCGGCGCTGGAGGCGGCCCTGTGGGGGCTCGACGAGATCGTCAAGCAGTACCCGAAGCACGTACGCATCGTGGAACGAGGGGAAGATGGGGGTGAACGACGAGATGGCCAACACCGTCATGGGTGA
- the rpmA gene encoding 50S ribosomal protein L27 yields the protein MDLQRFAHKKGVGSSRNGRDSQPKYLGVKRSDGQMVKAGNIIVRQRGTRLRPGPNVGMGRDHTLYALVDGWVSFESRGGARVVAVRSSAGGATVTA from the coding sequence ATGGATCTGCAGCGCTTCGCGCACAAGAAGGGTGTCGGCAGCTCTCGCAACGGGCGGGACAGCCAGCCCAAGTACCTGGGCGTCAAGCGTTCGGACGGGCAGATGGTCAAGGCCGGCAACATCATCGTGCGCCAGCGGGGCACCCGGCTGCGCCCGGGGCCCAACGTGGGCATGGGGCGGGACCACACCCTGTACGCCCTCGTGGATGGGTGGGTCTCCTTCGAGTCCAGGGGCGGCGCTCGCGTCGTGGCGGTGCGATCGAGCGCCGGCGGGGCCACGGTGACGGCCTGA